In the genome of Desulfobotulus mexicanus, the window CCTTTTCCACTTCAAGGGAAGAGATCCCTATTTTCAGGCTTCCCAGGGCAAAGGTTCGGGCTTCGCCCAGCATACGCTGGAAAAGAGCCATGTGCCGTTCATCCAGCGCACTGTCCTGATAGGCGGCCACCACATGGAGGTCGGCCCCGTTTTCCTGCATGAAGCCCACCATGTGCACATCTCTGGCTGTAGTTTGTGGGTTTTTATATGTTGATGCAGTTTCTTTGTTTTTTTTAGCAGGCGTTTTCTTAAACCTTGCAGCATTGGAAAACCGGTCCGACAAGTCTTTGGGCAGCTATGATGATCGGAGAAGCATTTCCAGCTCATCCTCTTCCATACCAGCCACTTCCCTGGCCATGTTTTTGGCAAGATCCTTGGTTTCATTGATTTTTTCGTCGGCCTCTTTTATGCCTTCAGAAACATTCCCCAGATTGGCTGCCACATCCCCCGTTACAGCCGCCTGTTCTTCAATGGCTGAGGCGATGCCCAGAACCGTTTCATTGATGATATGGACAATTCCTGCAATTTTTTCCATGTCATTAATGGCATGGCCCGAAGATGTCTGAACGCTGCTGATCCTTTCCTTGATATCTTCTGTGGCAGTGGCTGTCTGTCTGGCAAGACCTTTGATTTCATCTGCAACCACGGCAAAGCCTTTGCCTGCCTCACCGGCCCTTGCTGCTTCTATGGTGGCGTTCAGGGCCAGCAGATTGATCTGGGCTGAGATATCCGTAATGGTTTCTGTGAATTTACCTATTTCCTGCGATGCCGTGCCCAGTTGTTGCATCATTTTTGAAATGGATGCCACCTGATTTTCTGCATCATGGGCAGTGCCGCGGGCTTTTTCCGAACTTCTGGCAATTTCAGTGATGGTGGCACTCATCTCTTCCGTTGCACCCGCCACAGATGAAAGGTTTTCCGATGCACGGTCCATGATTCCGGCCACCTGGCCTGTGTCCTTAACCATGGTTATGGCAATCTCCTTTGCCCTTTTCTCCAGCTCTGCCTTCAGATGATAATGGCAGTTTTCCGGTCTGTTCAGGCCATTTTGAAGGGCAACGGCCATGGCATGGCAGGACTTGTAACCGCAGGAGTTGCAGTTGTACATGTCTTTGGTGCTGTGTTTGCCCATGCTGGCGTAGGCATCCTTGAGTTTTGCATCGGGGATGTTGAATTCAAAGGAGTGGCTTTTGCTCCTGTCTTCATATTTTCTGTCATAAAGGCCTTTTTTCCAGTAGCGGTTCAAAAGGGTTTCCAAATTTTTTCTGGTCCGGTCATCCGCTCGAAAACCCTGCTTTTTATACTGTTCCTTCATTTTTCGGCTGCGGGCCTCCACAAGGGATTCAATCTCATCGGGATGCATGCTTTTACCCAGAGTTGCAGTCCCTCCATTGCAGCCGGTATCGCAGTTCAGGCAGTCGATGAGCAGTGGAGCTTTACCGGAAGCAATCATGGGAGCAAGGCCTTCAAGGTAGTGATAGACAACATGGGGCCCTTCTATTTTGCGGGCTGCGGAAGCAATGCCCGGTTTCCAGCGTTCAGCCGTTCGGAGAAGGCCGCCGGGTGTGGAAAAGAGGACGGCCCGCTCTGCGGGCGGATTGTCGTATTCCAGGGCAGGAAAGGAGGCAAGGGAAATTCTGTTCTTCTGGAGATAATCCGCAATGGAGGAGAAGGTAACATTGTAATCCCCAAGACCCGTTGCATGGAATTCCCGTTTTTTTGCCCAACAGGGAGAAATGACAGCAAATTTTGCGCCTCTGTATTCGGGATAGAATTCCTGCACCATTTTTATGGTATGCAGCATGGGGCTGTGGGCCGGAGCGAGATAAGGCAGCAGTTCCGGATGGTATATTTCAATGAAGGAAACAATGGCAGGGCAGGGCTGGGCAATGACGGCCTTTGGGCTTTTAGCTTCAATATGTTCAAGGTAGCTGCGTATGGTGAGTTCCGCCCCGAAGCTGACATCGAAAAAGGCCTGAACACCGAGGGATTTAAGCCATCCGTTGAGGTTCAGATATTGCTCAGGAAAATTGGAGGCCACACCGGGGGCTACAATGGCAACGGTCTTTTCTCTGCGGGAAAGGGCCTCCATAAAAGGCTTAAAATCATCGATTCCATGGCGGGCATCGTGGGTGCAGGCAGTAAGGCACTGCCCGCATCCGATGCACAGATCCTGAATGCATGCCACATGGTCGCCGCTGGCATCATTGCAGTAATATACGGGACAGACATAAACGCAGGCATGACAGTTCACGCATTTTTCACTGTCAACCTCAATGATAGCAGGCAGTTTTTTCATAACAGCTCCCTTGTGGGCTTTGGTTTTTTTTAAATGAATCAGGTGCTTGAGAAGCAAGTACAAGGTGGTGGATCAGGCTGATATTCACTATCTACAGAGATAATATCCTGTGTTTGAAGGCAAAAGGCAAAGGCTTTCTGGTGATGCCGTGTTTTGTGGTGAACACCGTTATTTTGGCTGATACAGTGACGGGCTGTTTCAGAATATGCTTTCTGGTGTATAAAGCAGTTCCGCCTGTTTTTTATCTGAAAACGCATGTTTTTATTCAAAGACGGCAAAAAACGTCTTGATGCTTAAATGCTATGGCCTTATATTTTTGTCAAACGAATGGAGGTGCACCTATGGAAACAACGACCAGACGAACCACAGTTTATCTTGATGAAATACTTCATAAAGCTCTTAAGTTGAAAGCTTTTGAAACATCCCGTTCCATATCGGACCTTGTTAATTCGGCCATCAGAGAAGCCCTTGCCGAAGATGCCGCAGATCTTGCCGCATTCGAAAACCGGATGGATGAGCCTTTGATCAGCTATGATGAAATGGTAAAAAGGCTAAAAAATGATGGCCTGATGGATAAGGACAAAGTTATCTGACCCCCTTATCCGGTGATTATGGTGCCGATGTGGTTGTGTTTTCAGAAAAAGGCAATGCTCTCATTCAATGTAAAACCAGTATGTATAGTCTGGAAGATGCTAAAATGGTTTTGGAACCTTATAATGCGCGACCCGAGTATGAGGCTCGTTTTCATAAAGAATTTCCAAAACTGATTTTTTGCACCAATGCTTTGCATGTGGGAAATAAGGTCAGGGAAAAAGTAAAAAAATATGGGATAGACATCTGGACGGCAAAGGAGATGGGACGCTTGTTGGATATATCTACGGTTCATTATGAAGATCTGTTGCGCTGGGAGTCTGCCGAACGCCTGTCTCTGGATTCATGAAAACGCTATCCATGTGTATAAAAAGAAAATTCAGCCATATTACAGATGGCAGAAATGGAATAAGCCAATGCATGAAAAGTCCCTTGACCTTCTCAGGCGTATTGCCCTTGGAGAAGATTCGTCACTTGAACTTAAGGTTCTTGAATTCAGCGGGAACAGGATTGCAGAATCCCACAGAAGTGGCGTGGCGGATGAATTGGCGGCCATGGCCAATACGGTAAAGGGAACCATGGTGCTGGGGGTGGATGGCAGAACCAGAAAAATCCTTGGTATCCCCTTTGAAAAGCTGGATATTGCGGAAGACTGGGTGCGTTCCCTGTGTAATGATGCCATCACACCGCCCCTGGACTGCGTGATCCGCAAGCTGTTCCTTGAAGATGATGGGGGAGAAGAGAAGGCCGTTTTGTGCATTGATGTGCCTAAAAGCCTGTTTGTGCATAAAAGTCCCAATGGTTATTTCCGACGTATTGGCAGTTCCAAACGGGAGATGCCACCGGATGCCCTTGCCCGTCTTTTTCAGCAGCGAAGTCAGGCGAGATTGATTCGTTTTGATGAACAGACGGTACCGCATACCGACCTTCAGGATTTAAGCCCTGTACTATGGAATCGTTTCCGCACGGTTCTTTCTCCAAAGGAGGATCAGGAGTTTCTGGAAAAAATGAAGCTGATCGCTCCGGATGAAGACGGAGGTATCCGTGCAACGGTAAGCGGTGTGCTCATGGTTTGTGATTCACCGGAAAAATTTATGCCCAGTGCCTTTATTCAGGCGGTGTGTTACCGGGGAAATGAAAGGACTGCTGCTGCCCAGCTGGATGCCAGGGATATTGTGGGGCCTCTGGATGTTCAGATAAGGGAAGCCTGCAACTTTGTGGAACGGAATATGCGTGTGTATGCCACCAAGGCACCCAACCGTATTGAAATTCCTCAGTTTTCCATGAGTGCAGTCTTTGAGGCCGTTGTGAATGCCGTGGCCCACAGGGATTATTCCATTTACGGTTCCAGAATCCGTATGCACCTTTTTTCAGATCGCCTTGAAATTTTTTCACCGGGAACCATCCCCAATACCATGACCATAGAAAGTCTTTCGGAAAGGCAGTCTTCCCGCAATGAACTGCTTTCTTCCCTGCTGGCACGGTGTCCCCTTAATGTGAATGCAGCAGGCAGTCGGAGGGAATTTATCATGGACAGGCGGGGTGAGGGGGTTCCTATTATTATAGTGGAAAGCGAGCGGCTTTCGGGCAGAAAGCCGGAGTATCGTCTGATTGATGATGCAGAATTGAAACTGACCCTTTTTGCGGCAAAGTCTCCCCATGGGGATGTAGATGGGCTGATTTCATAAGTCTGGCCTGTGTTTATTGGCCCTTGTTGGCAGAAACTTTGCCCGAAGCATTTAATTTTTTTTATGTTTGCCTGCATTCTTGCGTATCAGAATACTTTCCGGACAGCCTCGCAGCCATTTTTTGGGCCATGAGCGCTTTGGGGTAGTTTTGCATATGCAGGGCGGAAATGGCAAGGAGGCGGCAGGCTTCAGGGCTGGCTTTCAGGGAAACCCAGCGGCTGGAGTGTATGTACAGGGTTTCCATATCTTTTTTTTCATGGGCCTGACGGGCTTTTATGGCATGATTTTCAGCTTCTTTCTCCACATCCAGAAAAAGCTGGAGATCCAGTTTGCAGCGGTGGCAGGTGGTTTTTTCTGCAGTTTTGGCTTTGCATGCCGGGCAGGTATCCATGGTGATTCATCCCATATTTTGGAGGTCTGTTTTGATTTTAACGAAGAAGAAGGGCAGGCACAGGGGCCTGCCCCTACTCCCCACTAATATTTGACAGCATCAGTCAATATAGAAAAGGATGTCCTCCAGTGCCATGCGGATGTCTTCCGCATCGTCCATGCGTTTTTCTTTGACGGCCTGGCGCAGGTCTTCCATGAGATTGATGATCTCATCCTTGTCTTCTTCGGCGGCCCGGTCCAGCTTTGACTTTGCATCTTCAAGGATTTCCTGGATGTCTGAAGGCAGGTCCGGGGCCTCTTCTTCCATTGTTTCCTGATCAGGACTTTCTTCTTCTCCCCAGAGGGTTTCCATGCGCTCACGGGAGCCGGCAATACTCAGCGCATCCTGGGAAAAGGCGTTTTCAATGACCGCCTCAAGGGAGTGGCCCGTAGCTTTTTCCTCTGCCCTGATCTTAAGGATGCCGTTCACATCCAGATCATAGCGGAAAATGATGGGAGCCTGCTCTTCCTGGGGGGTCA includes:
- a CDS encoding methyl-accepting chemotaxis protein, with translation MKKLPAIIEVDSEKCVNCHACVYVCPVYYCNDASGDHVACIQDLCIGCGQCLTACTHDARHGIDDFKPFMEALSRREKTVAIVAPGVASNFPEQYLNLNGWLKSLGVQAFFDVSFGAELTIRSYLEHIEAKSPKAVIAQPCPAIVSFIEIYHPELLPYLAPAHSPMLHTIKMVQEFYPEYRGAKFAVISPCWAKKREFHATGLGDYNVTFSSIADYLQKNRISLASFPALEYDNPPAERAVLFSTPGGLLRTAERWKPGIASAARKIEGPHVVYHYLEGLAPMIASGKAPLLIDCLNCDTGCNGGTATLGKSMHPDEIESLVEARSRKMKEQYKKQGFRADDRTRKNLETLLNRYWKKGLYDRKYEDRSKSHSFEFNIPDAKLKDAYASMGKHSTKDMYNCNSCGYKSCHAMAVALQNGLNRPENCHYHLKAELEKRAKEIAITMVKDTGQVAGIMDRASENLSSVAGATEEMSATITEIARSSEKARGTAHDAENQVASISKMMQQLGTASQEIGKFTETITDISAQINLLALNATIEAARAGEAGKGFAVVADEIKGLARQTATATEDIKERISSVQTSSGHAINDMEKIAGIVHIINETVLGIASAIEEQAAVTGDVAANLGNVSEGIKEADEKINETKDLAKNMAREVAGMEEDELEMLLRSS
- a CDS encoding CopG family transcriptional regulator → METTTRRTTVYLDEILHKALKLKAFETSRSISDLVNSAIREALAEDAADLAAFENRMDEPLISYDEMVKRLKNDGLMDKDKVI
- a CDS encoding ATP-binding protein; amino-acid sequence: MHEKSLDLLRRIALGEDSSLELKVLEFSGNRIAESHRSGVADELAAMANTVKGTMVLGVDGRTRKILGIPFEKLDIAEDWVRSLCNDAITPPLDCVIRKLFLEDDGGEEKAVLCIDVPKSLFVHKSPNGYFRRIGSSKREMPPDALARLFQQRSQARLIRFDEQTVPHTDLQDLSPVLWNRFRTVLSPKEDQEFLEKMKLIAPDEDGGIRATVSGVLMVCDSPEKFMPSAFIQAVCYRGNERTAAAQLDARDIVGPLDVQIREACNFVERNMRVYATKAPNRIEIPQFSMSAVFEAVVNAVAHRDYSIYGSRIRMHLFSDRLEIFSPGTIPNTMTIESLSERQSSRNELLSSLLARCPLNVNAAGSRREFIMDRRGEGVPIIIVESERLSGRKPEYRLIDDAELKLTLFAAKSPHGDVDGLIS